TATATTTTTATTCCTTTCAGTACTGGACTATAGACTGGTAGTGGAGGAGTGGAAGTGGAAGCGGAAGCAAGAATTAAAACCGGAGAAGGTAAGAATAGAAGAATGAGCCATTTATATTTTGGTGGTGCAGATGTAGTGGAACTGGCAGAGAAGTATGGCACACCACTTTACATAACGGACGAAAAGAGGATAATAGAGAATTTCAGAAGCTATAGAACCGCGTTTGATGATTATGATTACAATACGGACATTTACTATGCAGTGAAAGCGAATGGCAATTTAGCGATATTAAAGCTACTGGCACGTGAAGGTGCAGGTGCTGATGTATTCTCAACAGGAGAACTCCAGCTAACGAAGTTAGCAGGCATAGAGCGGAGGAAGACACTCTTCAATGGCAATTCAAAGAGTGATGACGACCTGATAGCAGCGGTGGAATCGGGTGTACGGATTTCTGTAGATTCGTATGACGAATTGAACGCTTTAGCATCGGTATCTGAGCAGCTTGGGGCTGAAGTGGAGATCGCTATACGTGTAAATCCCGATATATCAGCTGATGTAAATCCTAAGATAGCCACGGGTTTAAAAGAATCGAAGTTCGGTATTCCTTATAAAGATGTGATGAAGATATGCCACGCGGCACACAGAATGCGAAACATCTCTCTTCGGGGTTTACATTGCCATATCGGCTCACAGATATTGGATGTGAGCGTATTTGGTGATGCGGCGGATAAGATGTTGAATCTCGTTGCGAGCCTGCGTGAAGCAGGTATAGAGCTTGAATTTGTAGACCTCGGTGGTGGACTTGGGATAGGATACAGACCTGAGGAGAGGGCGATAGCTCCAACGCCCGCGGAACTCCGTGATGCGATCTCACCTGCATTTGAGCGTAAGAAAGCGGCGGGCATAGCACCAAAATTGATATTGGAACCCGGGCGGTCTATTGTGGGCTCCGCATCCATACTTGTAAGCCGTGTAAATACTGTTAAGCACGCATACAAGAATTTCGTAGCGATAGATGCAGGATTCAATCTCCTGATAAGACCGGTGATGTATGATGCGTATCATGAGGTGGTGGTAGCGAACAGGTATAGCGAGCCATGCACCGAATTGTACACCATTGTGGGGCCCATCTGTGAAGCGGGCGATATAATTGCCCGGGATAGACTACTGCCAGAGGTGAAGAGGGGCGATCTGATCGCGATACTCGATACGGGCGCTTATGGGTTCTCAATGAGTTCTCAGTATAATGGTCGTCCGCGATGTGCGGAAGTGTTGGTCAGAGACGGGCATGCAGACCTGATAAGGGAGAGAGAGAGCTTTGAAGACCTGTTACGGAATCAAAAGGTCCCGGCAAGGTTGAGATGAAGAGAACAGGTATAGGTATACTGGGTCCTGCGGGGACTTTCTCGGAGATGGCGGCATTGAAATGGGTGGGCTTGAAGAGGATGAATTTAGAGACGGAGGTGGAGATGCGATATTATGATACAATACTGGATGTATCGGAGAGCATACTGAGTAAGGAGGTGGATTATGGGATAGTACCAATAGAGAACTCATTGGAAGGCTCAGTTGGTGAGACCCTGGATGTCTTATCAGGCGAAAATGCCGAACCAGGAACGCAAATGCAGATAGTGGACGAGATTTTAGTGCCAATAAAGATATGCCTGTTGGCATTGAACAATTTTGACCGTGTAAAGAAGATAGTTTCGCATCCGCATGCACTGGCGCAGTGCAAGCGATTCCTGCGTGCGAGATGCAAAGATAAGGAGGTGAAGCCGGTGGATAGTACTGCAGTTGCAGCAAAACAGGCATCACAGTCAGAGGAGATTGCAGCATTAGCGTCAGAAACAGCAGCGGTTGAATATCACCTCAGAATAATAGAAGAGAATGTGCAGGACCGTGATAGTGTAACAAGGTTTGTAGTGCTCTCTTCTACCAACATGCGTACAGCCCCCACAGGACGCGACAAGACTTCTATATTGATCTACCTCAAGGACCGCCCCGGTGCGCTATATGATGTTCTGGGCGAATTTGCACTCAGGGGTATAAATCTCACGAAGATTGAGTCAAGACCTTCAAAGCGAGCTATGGGTGACTACATGTTTCATATAGATTGCGAGGGCCATATAGAGGAAGAGGCGATAAAGGATGCGATAGCAGGCATTAAAAAGCGAGTTGCGATGCTTAAAATCTTAGGGTCTTATCCTATGGCAGAGAAGCTGTAGCTGTAGCTAAAGCAGCTAAAGTAACCCATATAGATAATGATTGATATCTAAATTGTAAACTATTTATCCTCCTCGTAATGTTTGTAAAGTTAAAGTGATAGGATGGAAGAGATATTAAGACTGCTAAGGGAAATATTGTGGTTATTGCAGGAGTTGAGTGAAGATGAGTACCAAAAAATAGAGATCGAGAAGCGAGTGAGAGAGATAATAAAAGATGAATTGGGTGCCTGGTTCCCTAGTGAATCTTATGTTGCACTCTTCAGGGGCTCATAGATTCAGGTTTTTCATATATTCTATTACTATTCCTTCCTCGATACTCCCGCATCTTCAAACGTTGCCATCTCACATAGTATCCGACATGCAGCATCCACAAGCCATATCCCAAGTGCTGCACCAGTTCCCTCGCCAAGTCGCATATTCAAATTAAATAGCGGTTTTAACCCGATATAATTCAAGATGGCTCGATGACCTGCTTCTACTGATAGATGCGATGCAATGAGATAATCCTTTATCTTCGGACTGAGCCCATAAGCTATGAGTGCGGCGGCACCGGATATGAAACCATCTATGACAACAGGGATACGATGAGCCGCAGCAGCAAGCATCACACCTGCCATGCCCCCTATCTCAAATCCGCCTAATTTCGCTAATATATCAATTGCATCCTCTCTATTCGGATTATTAATCTCTAACGCTTTTTTTATTACTTTTACCTTATTCGCAAGTCCATTATCATCCAGACCCGTACCACGTCCTGTTACACTCTCCACAGGTTCACCGGTTATGAATGCAGTGATAGCACTGCTCGGTGTCGTGTTTCCTATACCCATATCACCAACACCAACTATGCTCAACCTTCCCCCCTTCTCATGCTCCAGCTCATGCTCCAGTACCTCTATCCCCCCTTCTATCGAGCGAATGGCATCTTCATAACTCATTGCTCCTCCTTTCGATATATTCGCCGTACCATACCCAATCTTCTTTTTTACAAAAATATAATTATCATTCCCGCTATCCTCTCCTATATCTATATCCGCCGCCACACCCATATCCACAACAACAACTCTCGCACCAATATGCCGTGCGAGTACGTTTATCGCTGCACCACCGCGTAAAAAATTATAAACCATCTGCGCAGTCACTTCCCTTGGATACGCACTCACACCCTCAACAGCTATGCCATGATCCGCAGCCATCGTTATTATCACTTTTTTCTTCAGTACAGGCTTATAATTCGCGGTAATCCCGGCAACCTTCACAGACAGAGATTCCAGAACTCCCAAACTGCCCTGTGGCTTCGTCAATGCATCCTGTCGCGCCCTTGCTGCTTCCATAGCTCCTCTATCTAACTGAGCTATACCCTTTATCGTCTCTTCTATCTTGTTCATTTTCATAACAGGGCTAATAGCGGAGCCGCTGGGATTTGAACCCAGGTCATCGGGTCCGAAGCCCGAAGGGATAGTCCGCTACCACACGACTCCTTTATATAAAAAATGTTATGTTTTATAAAAAGAGCCAAAACCGCGCTACGGGTCTACTATAATGCCAAAACATAAACCCTGACTCTCCAATTCGTACTTGAAGTCTATTAAATCACTGTCGTTCGTTACTATCGGCGCTTTACTCTCCTTTGAATATATCAATAAACTCATATCCACATCAGAAGGATATGGCTCTCTTGTCCTCTTCTTCTTCATGTGCTCTACCATCTTTGGAGTACCACTGAGCGACTCGTAAAAGCTTTTCACTCGCTCTATATCCTTATCCGCGGGCTCGTATTCGACCACAGTGAACCATGTCTTATTCTGTAACCGCTTGATCTTCTCCTCCGTCTTCCTTGCCAGTCGTAATTTAATCCTGTCGGATATTCTCATCCTGTCGGGCAACCCAATCAAGTCCTTCGTCCTGTAGTCATCGCAGAATTCTTCCACTATCTTCGCTATACCCTTATTATATATCTCATTCATAACTCCCGATATGGTCACAATCTCAAAGCCGGATTTTATAAACTGCTCTGTCAGGTTTTGTATCTTGTTTGTGAATTCCATAACCCTTATAGTCACTGTTCGCCCCCTTATCTTCTCCTCGTGCAAGAAGCAGTAATAAATAATCGAGTTGGCATCGTATATGATGATCTTCTTCTTCCGGCTTACCACATCCATCCTTTATTCCTCGACATCAACAAATACTGAGAGGTCTATTCCCTCTTCATACAATGCTGGTAGCACCTTATACTCCTCCGATGCTTCCTGGATCAGTTCAAAATCCTCCTTTAAATCGTTCAGACATATCTCGCCCACCAGTTCCGGGTTATTGCCCAGTAACTCTCTCAATAGCATGACCTTCTTTACGTAACCATCGATCAGAGTAATCAAATTATCCTTCTGAAAGGTCTCCGACAGGTTCTCTCGCTTCAATACCAGCATGCAATAGTCCAGTGAACCGAGTAAGAACAGGGTGTTTGCATTCGATTCAATGCCTGAGAAGTCATGCAATAGGAGATTTATCTCGCTTTTTATCTGCTTCTTCAACTCCTCATATTCTGTTTCGGCTCGTGGTCGCGGCTTCACTCCCGGATACTGATGCGCATCGTATACATAATCCCTTAGTTTCACAACCGGGAGTGAAGAGTACTCCTCCAGGATATGGTCGAATGCATTCTGAACCTCTACGGGCAGGCTATTCATCAGCTCCTTCGCCACTCTCGCACCCTCCTCTGTTATCTCAAATACCCACCTGTTCTCGAATGAGACCTTTAGATAGCCGCGTACGCCAAGGGAGATAGCATCCTGCTTTATGCTCGCACACCTGGGTCCACAATAGTCATCCACAAATACATACTCTATGGGTGCATTCCCATCCACCTTCGCAAGATAAAGGTACTTCTGAAGGTCGAAGCTATTATAGACCCTCCTCAGACGATACACTACATACAGGATTGGCCAGTATTTAGGCAATCGCAATCTTCCACTTTTATCAACCATATTATTCAAAAGAGAATAGAAACATTATTTAAGCTTTTCGGTGAATATACCTATTCTTTTTATAGCCTATATTCCGCATTTGAATATTTTAAAGATACTATTTTTTGATTTTTGGAAAGCTATGGACCTGTCAATTAAGATTCACCTTGCATTTCATGTTCGTATGTGCGTATTATTCAGCTTATTCCTCCCTTTGTCTTGATTTAGCATGAAAAAGGAAATAGCGTGGAGTAACGGTTGCCTTCGCTTTTGCATTGCCATGTCCCTCAGTAATTCATACAGGCTCTCATCCATAATTGGTGCAATACATCCGCTCATACTCACGACCGAGCAATGCAAGGATTTAAGCATGGATTGGTCTTAAGTTTAAGTTCAAGTTCAAGACCTTTACCCTCTCTGACTCCATGTAAAGAACGGTAATGCCCTCAAACACCTAAAAGACACGCCATATCGTCAAACGTAAAGAAAGTTTGATCAAAATGCTTTGCTATCTGCCATTTTCCTATCCCACACTTCTTTCTGCTGTTTCAGCTCTTACATGGATGTCGGTGGGTCTTTACCGAGGAACTCTTGTAGCGCCCTGAATTTTTTATAGCACATAGGGTATAATATTTATTTGGTAAAGCTTTGGTATTGTATGAAAATACTTTCTTATTTTCATGCTCATGGGTGTCCCCACGGGTCATGAAAGTTTCTTTTTCCTTTGCTTTGTCATATCCTCAACTCTATCTCAAATAGTGTATGTCCTTTATGCTAAACATGCTAAACCTCTTGTTTTCGCTTTCTCTTTTGGTATTCTTTTCACAATCTTGCCACTTATAGGATCCCTCAATCCAACAGTCGTATTTGCATAACGATCTATCTTACCCGTTTATTGGATTCCTGACGGCTTTCTTTTTCTTCTTAAGCAATATCTTTGCCACCTTTCACTTTAGATGAGAATATATATACTTTCGGTATGTAGTGTAAGTATTGGTATTGTACTGTTATTCTAACTTGTAGATTCTCATTTTCCTGTTATCGAACACTTTTTCAAATCCTTCAACATTGTCGCCGTAAATCATTTTTATTTTTATTCCAACTGTTTCTTTCTTTACTACTTCTCTTCTTTCTATACTCTCGATGGTGAAATTTCCGGTGATGTAATCGTCGGGCTCTTTCCCGAAAGCCAATACTATCGCAGGGAATTTCCATATATCATAAGGATAGACCACAAGTGCATAATCAGCTCCGTACTTTCTCGCTATGCTCATGGACTCATTGGAATTCTCGGCAATAAAGAAGTTGGCAACGTCCCTGACCTTATCTTCAGATTCATAGGGATACCACAATTCATATTCAGTCCAGCTCCAGGGATATTTCTGTCTGCCGGCGATTGTTTCTTTGATGTTTCACCTACTTTGGTGATTTAAGCCCCGAAGATACCACACCGATTGAAATCGGGGAGGAAGAGGAGTCACTATTTCCTTTTAGCTTCCCTCGCTTTATATTCCGCTTTCGCTTCCTTCTCCTCAAGCTCTTTTTGTATCCAGCGAACACCAGATAGATAGTGTATTGATATACCTATTCCCCAACCTATGAGTGGATAAAAGAACCAGATAGCCTCGGGAGAATATATGAAGTTAATGGCTATCAACATAGCGTTAACCAGCACGTACACTACCAGATGAACCAAAAAGACTCTTTTCTCCTCCTCCGACACTACTTCCCTATATGCCTTTTTGTATTCCTCTAATGAAGCTTCTTCTGCCATATTTCTTCACCTCCTTTAAGTCACATACCCTATGCTTAAGTACAAGGCTTGTACATATAAAAGCTATTCGATTTGTTATTTTTGATGTTACCCATAAAAAGTTTGTTATAAAACAAAGTATGTTGTACCGGTTTTTGTGCGTCTGCGTTTTCTCTTCATTCTTCATTTATCACAACCACCGGTATAACGCCGTTTTTCCCTATCCACCACTTATTCTTTGGATCTAAACCTTAATCATTCCGACAATCCCGTCCCTGATGAACTGTATAGCAATAGCAGCTACCAGTATCCCCATCACACGACTCAACACCTCTGAACCTTCACTGCCCATTACCTTATATATTCGCTCTGACTGCCCCAATATCAATTTAGTGGCAATAATAGCGGAGAATATAGCAAATAAAGCAACAAAAGGGCCTCGGGATTGTATAATCACCATAACAGTTGTTATAGCGCCAGGACCGGCAAGTAGAGGTGTCCCTATTGGCACTGCACCTATCCCCCTGCCTGCCTCCTTCATCAGATACTTATGCTCACGCAGAAGGTCAAAGGATACGAGGAGGAGTAGAATTCCTCCTGCCACCATGAAACTATCCAGACTTATATTCAGAACATCGAGTACAAACTTGCCGAGGAATGCGAATAGAAGTAGCAGCAATGTCGCAACCACAACCGCATGGTTAAGCTCCCTCTTACGTGCTTCTCTTCCCATAACCCGGGTTACCGCGATGAAGATGGGGACATTTCCCGGCGGGTCCATAACCACAAATAGAGTGATGAACGCCTTTACCAGCTCCAGGCACATATCTATCTCTATTTCTATCATGAACGATATTATTACTTAATTCACTTCTTCTTATTTATTAAAGGGGTAGAAGCAGAACAGATGCAGCGAGAGGAGATATGGACTGAGAAGTACAGACCATGGAGACTGGAGGAGGTAGTGGGGCAATCGCATATAATACGCAACCTCAAATCGTATGTAGAGAAGAGGAATCTACCGCATCTGATATTCTCAGGACCTGCGGGTGTGGGCAAGACTGCTGCCGCGGTCGCACTGGCACGGGAGCTATTCGGCGATACATGGTCAGAGAACTTCACGGAGTTGAACGCATCGGATGAGCGCGGTATAGAGGTTGTTCGCAACAGGATAAAGAACTTCGCAAGAACCATGCCAATCGGCGATTCGGCATTCAAGATAATCTTCCTTGATGAAGCGGATGCACTGACAGATGCAGCGCAATCGGCATTAAGGAGGACAATGGAGCGATATTCAGGCACCTGTAGGTTCATTCTCAGTTGTAATTACTCTTCTAAGATTATAGAGCCCATACAATCTCGATGCTCAGTATACAGGTTCAAATTGCTACCGGATGATGCTATTGCCGCTCGTATAGGCTACATTGCAGATAAGGAGGGTTTGAAGCTCTTGGGGGATAGTATGGATGCCATAACCTATGTGGCGATGGGTGATATGCGACGTGCGATAAATGCACTTCAAAGTGCAGCAGTGCTGAGCAACGAGATAAGACCGGAGATGATCTACGGGCTAACGGCAACGGCGAGACCGGAAGAGATAGAAGGGTTGATAAAGGAGGCAATGAACGGCAGGTTCATAGCTGCTCTGGATAAGCTTGCGGACTTACTCGATAGAGGGATTTCAGGCGATGAGATACTGGCACAGATGCACCGGCTGGTGATAAGTATGGATATTCCGATACGTAAGAAGGTGGAATTGATGGATAAAATAGGGGAAGCAGACTTCAGGATTACAGAGGGTGCAAATGAGAGAATCCAGCTTGATGCACTAATAGCCTCTTTTTTCATCGCTACCAATTGAGGTAGAGGATCAAAGATCAAATGCCGAGAGCCATCCTGAGGGTGTTCCTGACTCCGGGTCCAAGACCGACGATGATGATAGCGAGCAATAATATATTCCTGAGCTCTGTATCACTATCGTCTCCGAGCTGGGTATCGAGTATATACAGTCCAGGAATGAGTATCCCGAGCTTGAGGATGAACATACCTGCTGCTGTGCCCATATAAGAGACTATGAGGTTCTCTAACACGTGTTTTCCCTGATAGCCAAGGAGATCAATGCCGATATAAGATGAAGCGGCATCGAGCATGTGTGCACCAAGTGCAGCGAGGTTCAGTCTGCTATAGAGGAAGGGCAGATGCAATTTTGTTCCTATCACATAGATTATAGATGTAATCGCACCTGTGATGCCAATAACCGCAGGTATAACCCATGGTAGCCACAAATGCTCGTGAACGTTATTGAATATAATTATAATTACCAGAGTTGCGATAAGCGATATCAAGCCGATAGAGGCGAATACAAGTTTATATCGCCTATGGTACAGTTTATAAGCAAGGAGGAGAACTGAGATAGCATACAGAATGAGTAGCAGATATATGAGCGGTGTGATCAGTATATAACTAATTGGAGGTGATATTAACTCAGCATCTTCTACGACACGGAGAGCAGCGCCGAGGAATACGTAAGGTGATACGGCGACGATAAAGGCTTCATCTATCGCAAACCCAAATCTCCTTAGTAGCTTCAAGACGAGTATGATACAGAGCGGAGCGAGTACCAGAGCCCATGTTAGTGTATTTGCAGGATTATAGCCCGTGTCATGGATTATCGGATTTATATAATAGTTGAAGATAAAATCCCTTAGCCATGTTATTGTTAGCCCCACCGTAGGTCCCTCCTCTATCACCTCTGTAAACCCTTTATCGGAAATTATAGGTGCATTACCTGACTTTTATAGCGGAAAATGATATAAAAGCTTTTCGATATGTTATATGGTACCCATTTAGATAAGAATCTTATCCGGGTTGAATTATAAAACATTTAAACCCGCTTATCCTCTCTCTAAAAAAATGGGTAATGCACCCTTCGATTTTCCGTATAAAAACGGCTCCTTTTACGAAAGTGATAGAGACTCCATCAAGGCTTCCAAATCAAGATTACTCTCTACCAGCTCTTTTATCCGCTCTATCTTCGCATTACCCTTTATTCGCGCTTTCCCAAATATCTCATCCACCTTCTCCATTGTCGTGAGTGTGTCATCAGCAACGAGAATCACCGGGACCTCCTTCTCTTCCGCCTTACCCAGCATCGTGCCCGGTGGCTCGAGATGCCCGGTCAGGAGAAGGCACTTGATATTACCCGTTTCGAGTGCGAGGTTCTGCAGGTCCGCACGGTCTCCACCGGTGACCAGAGCCGCTTTCCTCGCGCGTCTGAAATATTTCAATGCCGAAGGTGGCGACATTGCACCTATCAGGAAGCTTTCGATTATCACATCCTCATCTCGTGGCTTAACGAGCCATTCACCATTTAAGGCATCGGCAATTTCACTCACAGATAAACCTGCGAGTAGAGGGTCATGTGGCAGCACACCAAGCAGTTTCATTCCTCCTTTCTCTAAATATCTCTCCGCTATGCACCTGACATAGGTTCTCTTATAGCCCGCGAGTTGATTGAAGAGAACGAACTTGAGCCGGTCACCAAACATCTCTTTAGCCGTCATAAGCCGGTCAAGAACAAAATCACTCGTATAACGAACGACCATGAGGATATCCAGATCAAGCGCAGAAGAGATATCGAAGTCACAAACTCCCAGCATCTTGCCCACCTTGTATTCAACAGCGCCTTCAACGAGCACAACATCCTTACCCGAGCAGATTCTCGTATAGGCGCTCTCAATTCGGTCCTTCAATTGCCTCGAATCTGCTGAACATACGAATTCAACATACGGTCTGTCGAGTTTGATGGGGCAGATATCCTCTATATCATCCCCGGTATTCAGTACACTTGCGGTGTTATAAGCATCTTCATCAATGAGCTGGTTACCTATTCGTGAGACGCCAACGCCGAATGGCTTAAAATAGCCGACTTTAAAGCCCCTATCGCGCAATATCAATCCCAGAGCTATTATCACTGCGCTCTTACCCGAATACTCTTCTACCGATGATACAAGCAGGCTCTTCATTCTTTCTTCTTTCCTTCAATTTAAACACGCTCTATCTACAAAAATATGATATTTTATTCTTATTCTTCCTTAGAGGTAGAGGAAGTGGTAACTTCGCAACCATCCTCCTTTACGATTACAGTGTGCTCAGCCTGGGCGACTAACCCCCTATCCTCTTCTCTCAAAATCGGGTAATCCCTCAACACACCTGTATTCTTCAAGGCTCTGAGTGCTAAATTAAGTCTCTCCCGCGGTAACCAGCGCCTCGCAAAAGGTAACCCATGGTACTTCTTTATCTCATCCAGGAGCTTCTTCGCCTCTCTCATCCTGACAGGTTTTGGCTTTATCAAACTGTATATCTCAACATTGCCGCTCTCTACCACCTTACCGCCACCATCCGTTGCAAAGGGCTCTATTGCAATAACATCATTCGTCCTCAGTATAACTCCATGTTCATACTTCACATTTGGAATGGTGGGGGGAGCGTGTGAATTGTACCTGACAAGTCCATGACCCGATAGATTAACAATGGGCTTGTATCCTCTCTCTTTTATCGCCTCCTCGATCACTTCCCCTATCTCTACTGTGGAGACGCCATCATGAATTATCTTTATCGCTTCATCTAATGCCGCTTCCGAAGCGCGTATCAGTTCTTCATATTTGCCACTCAAATCCACTGTCACAGCACTGTCTGCGATATAACCATCTATGTGAACGCCGATATCTAACTTCACGAGGTCTTCCTCCCCAAATACCGCTTCATCGTCTATTGAGGGCGTAGCATGCGCAGCCTCTTCGTTCCTTGAGATATTGCAGGGAAAAGCAGGTTCCCCTCCTCTATCTCTTATGCTACTCTCCACAAATTCCGCAACATCCAATAGCCGATTTCCGGGCTTCACCAGCTCCAATGCTGCATCTCTAACCTCAATCAGAATCTTGCCCGCAGCTTTATATTTCTCTAATATACGCTCCAACTCCAACTCTAACTCATCTTCCATCTCTCTCGCTCCATTAAAAATGAATAGATCTCAACAATAAAATAAATTAGAGGTTGCCCAACAATTACCCAAAT
The Methanophagales archaeon DNA segment above includes these coding regions:
- the lysA gene encoding diaminopimelate decarboxylase — its product is MEVEAEARIKTGEGKNRRMSHLYFGGADVVELAEKYGTPLYITDEKRIIENFRSYRTAFDDYDYNTDIYYAVKANGNLAILKLLAREGAGADVFSTGELQLTKLAGIERRKTLFNGNSKSDDDLIAAVESGVRISVDSYDELNALASVSEQLGAEVEIAIRVNPDISADVNPKIATGLKESKFGIPYKDVMKICHAAHRMRNISLRGLHCHIGSQILDVSVFGDAADKMLNLVASLREAGIELEFVDLGGGLGIGYRPEERAIAPTPAELRDAISPAFERKKAAGIAPKLILEPGRSIVGSASILVSRVNTVKHAYKNFVAIDAGFNLLIRPVMYDAYHEVVVANRYSEPCTELYTIVGPICEAGDIIARDRLLPEVKRGDLIAILDTGAYGFSMSSQYNGRPRCAEVLVRDGHADLIRERESFEDLLRNQKVPARLR
- the pheA gene encoding prephenate dehydratase, translated to MKRTGIGILGPAGTFSEMAALKWVGLKRMNLETEVEMRYYDTILDVSESILSKEVDYGIVPIENSLEGSVGETLDVLSGENAEPGTQMQIVDEILVPIKICLLALNNFDRVKKIVSHPHALAQCKRFLRARCKDKEVKPVDSTAVAAKQASQSEEIAALASETAAVEYHLRIIEENVQDRDSVTRFVVLSSTNMRTAPTGRDKTSILIYLKDRPGALYDVLGEFALRGINLTKIESRPSKRAMGDYMFHIDCEGHIEEEAIKDAIAGIKKRVAMLKILGSYPMAEKL
- the cobT gene encoding nicotinate-nucleotide--dimethylbenzimidazole phosphoribosyltransferase, whose translation is MNKIEETIKGIAQLDRGAMEAARARQDALTKPQGSLGVLESLSVKVAGITANYKPVLKKKVIITMAADHGIAVEGVSAYPREVTAQMVYNFLRGGAAINVLARHIGARVVVVDMGVAADIDIGEDSGNDNYIFVKKKIGYGTANISKGGAMSYEDAIRSIEGGIEVLEHELEHEKGGRLSIVGVGDMGIGNTTPSSAITAFITGEPVESVTGRGTGLDDNGLANKVKVIKKALEINNPNREDAIDILAKLGGFEIGGMAGVMLAAAAHRIPVVIDGFISGAAALIAYGLSPKIKDYLIASHLSVEAGHRAILNYIGLKPLFNLNMRLGEGTGAALGIWLVDAACRILCEMATFEDAGVSRKE
- a CDS encoding 2TM domain-containing protein — protein: MAEEASLEEYKKAYREVVSEEEKRVFLVHLVVYVLVNAMLIAINFIYSPEAIWFFYPLIGWGIGISIHYLSGVRWIQKELEEKEAKAEYKAREAKRK
- a CDS encoding MarC family protein, which encodes MIEIEIDMCLELVKAFITLFVVMDPPGNVPIFIAVTRVMGREARKRELNHAVVVATLLLLLFAFLGKFVLDVLNISLDSFMVAGGILLLLVSFDLLREHKYLMKEAGRGIGAVPIGTPLLAGPGAITTVMVIIQSRGPFVALFAIFSAIIATKLILGQSERIYKVMGSEGSEVLSRVMGILVAAIAIQFIRDGIVGMIKV
- a CDS encoding replication factor C small subunit; its protein translation is MQREEIWTEKYRPWRLEEVVGQSHIIRNLKSYVEKRNLPHLIFSGPAGVGKTAAAVALARELFGDTWSENFTELNASDERGIEVVRNRIKNFARTMPIGDSAFKIIFLDEADALTDAAQSALRRTMERYSGTCRFILSCNYSSKIIEPIQSRCSVYRFKLLPDDAIAARIGYIADKEGLKLLGDSMDAITYVAMGDMRRAINALQSAAVLSNEIRPEMIYGLTATARPEEIEGLIKEAMNGRFIAALDKLADLLDRGISGDEILAQMHRLVISMDIPIRKKVELMDKIGEADFRITEGANERIQLDALIASFFIATN
- a CDS encoding DUF63 family protein, with product MIEEGPTVGLTITWLRDFIFNYYINPIIHDTGYNPANTLTWALVLAPLCIILVLKLLRRFGFAIDEAFIVAVSPYVFLGAALRVVEDAELISPPISYILITPLIYLLLILYAISVLLLAYKLYHRRYKLVFASIGLISLIATLVIIIIFNNVHEHLWLPWVIPAVIGITGAITSIIYVIGTKLHLPFLYSRLNLAALGAHMLDAASSYIGIDLLGYQGKHVLENLIVSYMGTAAGMFILKLGILIPGLYILDTQLGDDSDTELRNILLLAIIIVGLGPGVRNTLRMALGI
- a CDS encoding phosphotransacetylase family protein, producing the protein MKSLLVSSVEEYSGKSAVIIALGLILRDRGFKVGYFKPFGVGVSRIGNQLIDEDAYNTASVLNTGDDIEDICPIKLDRPYVEFVCSADSRQLKDRIESAYTRICSGKDVVLVEGAVEYKVGKMLGVCDFDISSALDLDILMVVRYTSDFVLDRLMTAKEMFGDRLKFVLFNQLAGYKRTYVRCIAERYLEKGGMKLLGVLPHDPLLAGLSVSEIADALNGEWLVKPRDEDVIIESFLIGAMSPPSALKYFRRARKAALVTGGDRADLQNLALETGNIKCLLLTGHLEPPGTMLGKAEEKEVPVILVADDTLTTMEKVDEIFGKARIKGNAKIERIKELVESNLDLEALMESLSLS
- the map gene encoding type II methionyl aminopeptidase encodes the protein MEDELELELERILEKYKAAGKILIEVRDAALELVKPGNRLLDVAEFVESSIRDRGGEPAFPCNISRNEEAAHATPSIDDEAVFGEEDLVKLDIGVHIDGYIADSAVTVDLSGKYEELIRASEAALDEAIKIIHDGVSTVEIGEVIEEAIKERGYKPIVNLSGHGLVRYNSHAPPTIPNVKYEHGVILRTNDVIAIEPFATDGGGKVVESGNVEIYSLIKPKPVRMREAKKLLDEIKKYHGLPFARRWLPRERLNLALRALKNTGVLRDYPILREEDRGLVAQAEHTVIVKEDGCEVTTSSTSKEE